The following proteins are encoded in a genomic region of Nymphalis io chromosome 16, ilAglIoxx1.1, whole genome shotgun sequence:
- the LOC126774160 gene encoding RAB11-binding protein RELCH-like isoform X1: MNPYKDAEESSFTTLHLTYEDIATKLLKDNFFLSALELHTELVESGKELPQLREFFSNPGNFEQHVLRATDISSMHRTPSQATLDSLDTARYSEDGGGDRGGSGGDVAVLEFELRKARETINALRANLTQFADGESSLDKTTKENFNERSLKPHEKRALNFLINEYLLLQNYKLTSITFSDENPDQEFEDWDDVGLNMPRPASLISLFRGSTTNLNVPKEDSAMNTSISLADMECQTDFDEGNVCVSCQTSLDHDSEWNHELLIQAEEIELLKQKIIALETEKLNFQKLYDAALVSLNSLTSPTSEGKALDLQIPGDKLFVDRPRLEQNFENKPLPCSASENHYGSGNSTHSVTPEQFEMIYSEKNNGSTKKEGSNTSSFEPALLGDSVRGSPYRRGSVTTLDETLSINDAGEWTRVQYEYNTIETSKEMWIDSNLPNNLKESILSWCYESSDLNEPLANDLLSDLVNSKQPITLPGLLPLVADTLPRVLPHTLVSRRGEAAALLAGVAALLAAGDARRTRTLHALLTLYKKPDPPDARAVCEATCLVVKWGGSGEVLSSIAELLASRSSERRILASQICLSIAPYVPIELCTSLLLSLVVLMCESSEPEIRSMGLKSACLICPVAEHKYGQLENIMFNFLKDSVEKNVKDTISVFVPILARTSLFAGKFSSELFSRIMNNLVIASTDNEWKTVIQYLDVMQALVLAQLAYVINVQLVKNTDLSNCDMETVNLQEVPLSEKKFIDLQCYMTDDVDAKVLLTTMSRLLKDNPEAKWEELNWFISVVKQILDIATKSKILNHHSIYEMLINLFNNYVDNFGAEFSSKILNPIFNEIIMDLENKLEKLHEVNIDCVVVVGIYLITVLLACGTRTQHGEFLEKWVMYSSLRGLPTKIFSIPFKYLAENRPDTLNFFLQHLREFSATSCDSSSGSAVRVYIANLITELLNITDVDEECIDKQILPAVVAFLYDDDVSVREAGISAWGGAARRVAGDARVWAALEGALGSRELSAGELARAAEALALLLLPHEDGRPVSERAVAQLCRLCESGAARGAAGALCPALQLAAHRAAPHRDLPRALRKLEEIVQSPSLSQYKPTIEALLHIVGSSAEVPRGPSPRPSTNLQAAQEVGRRVTQIFQSKTNMNLQNIFKKKT; encoded by the exons ATGAATCCATATAAGGATGCAGAAGAGAGTTCCTTTACGACATTACACCTCACATATGAAGATATAGCAACAAAATTGTTAAAAGACAATTTCTTTTTATCTGCTTTGGAACTTCATACAGAACTTGTCGAAAGCGGCAAGGAATTACCTCAACTTAGAGAATTCTTTTCGAATCCAGGCAATTTTGAGCAACATGTATTGCGAGCGACAGATATTAGTTCTATGC ACCGGACACCAAGTCAAGCTACGTTAGACTCTTTAGACACAGCAAGGTATTCTGAAGATGGAGGTGGTGATCGTGGAGGGAGTGGTGGAGATGTTGCAGTGCTTGAGTTTGAACTTCGAAAAGCTCGTGAAACCATTAATGCATTGAGGGCAAACCTCACTCAATTTGCtg ATGGAGAATCATCTTTAGATAAAACAACAAAAGAAAACTTCAATGAAAGATCTTTAAAGCCACATGAGAAGAGAGCTTTGAATTTTCTCATAAACGAGTACCTCTTGCTTCAAAATTACAAGTTAACAAGCATAACTTTTTCCGATGAGAATCCAGATCag GAATTTGAAGATTGGGATGATGTTGGTTTAAATATGCCGAGACCGGCTAGTTTGATATCCCTATTTCGAGGAAGCACTACTAATCTGAATGTACCTAAGGAGGACTCTGCTATGAATACAAGTATATCTTTAGCAGATATGGAGTGTCAGACTGATTTTGATGAGGGCAATGTATGTGTGAGTTGTCAAACATCATTAGACCATGACTCTGAATGGAATCATGAG CTTTTAATTCAGGCGGAAGAGATAGAGCtgctaaaacaaaaaataatagcatTAGAAACAgaaaagttaaattttcaaaagttGTATGACGCTGCTTTAGTAAGTTTGAATTCATTGACAAGTCCAACATCCGAGGGCAAAGCTCTTGATCTGCAAATACCAGGTGATAAGTTATTTGTTGATCGACCAAGATTAGAACAGAATTTTGAAAACAAACCACTCCCTTGTTCAGCATCAGAAAATCATTACGGTAGTGGAAATTCCACTCATAGTGTCACACCAGAGCAATTTGAGATGATATACAGTGAGAAAAATAATGGATC AACAAAAAAAGAAGGTTCAAACACAAGTTCGTTCGAACCTGCGTTGCTTGGCGATAGTGTTCGCGGCTCACCCTATAGACGCGGTAGTGTGACCACACTCGACGAAACATTGAGTATCAACGACGCGGGCGAGTGGACGAGAGTGCAATATGAGTATAATACTATTGAAACCAGCAAGGAAATGTGGATTGACAG taatcttCCCAACAACTTGAAGGAATCGATACTGTCGTGGTGTTACGAATCATCAGATCTGAATGAACCTCTAGCAAACGATCTACTCTCAGATCTGGTGAACAGCAAACAACCCATCACATTACCTGGACTGTTACCACTGGTAGCCGACACACTACCCCGA GTGCTGCCGCACACGCTGGTGTCGCGGCGCGGCGAGGCGGCGGCGCTGCTGGCGGGAGTGGCGGCGCTGCTGGCGGCGGGCGACGCGCGCCGCACGCGCACGCTGCACGCGCTGCTCACGCTCTACAAGAAGCCCGACCCGCCCGACGCCCGCGCCGTCTGCGAAG cGACATGTTTAGTCGTAAAGTGGGGTGGCAGTGGAGAGGTGCTATCTTCGATAGCGGAGCTTTTAGCATCCAGGTCCTCCGAACGAAGAATACTCGCCAGCCAAATCTGTCTCTCGATAGCCCCGTACGTGCCCATCGAGCTGTGCACATCTCTGTTGCTCAGTCTGGTCGTACTCATGTGCGAGTCTAGTGAACCGGAAATCAGAAGCATGGGGCTCAAGTCCGCCTGCCTTATATGTCCGGTTGCGGAGCATAAGTATGGCCAGCTAGAGAATATCATGTTTAACTTCCTAAAGGATTCAGTTGAGAAGAATGTTAAAGATACTATTAGTGTGTTTGTACCGATTTTGGCAAGGACTTCTCTATTTGctg GCAAATTCTCTTCAGAACTGTTTAGcagaataatgaataatttagttataGCGAGCACAGATAACGAATGGAAAACCGTAATTCAATATTTGGATGTGATGCAAGCTTTAGTTTTAGCGCAATTGGCCTatgtaataaatgtacaattagttaaaaatactgACCTGAGTAACTGTGATATGGAAACCGTGAACCTGCAAGAAGTGCCGTTGAGTGAGAAAAAGTTTATAGATTTACAATGTTATATGACTGATGATGTTGATGCTAAGGTTTTATTAACGACAATGTCTAGATTATTAAAAGACAACCCTGAAGCTAAATGGGAGGAATTGAATTGGTTTATTAGTGT agttAAACAAATTTTAGATATAGCAACAAAAAGTAAGATATTAAATCACCACTCAATATATGAAatgcttataaatttatttaataattacgtaGATAACTTtggtgctgaattctcttcgaAAATATTAAATCCTATATTCAATGAGATAATTATGgacttagaaaataaattagagAAACTACATGAAGTAAATATTGATTGTGTCGTTGTTGTtggcatatatttaataacggtGTTGCTAGCGTGCGGAACGAGGACGCAACATGGAGAATTTTTGGAAAA ATGGGTCATGTACAGCAGCTTGAGAGGTCTTCCAACAAAAATATTCTCTATTCCGTTTAAATATTTGGCAGAAAACCGGCCGGATACACTTAATTTCTTTTTGCAACATCTACGGGAGt TCTCAGCAACTAGTTGCGACAGTTCGAGCGGCAGCGCAGTGCGAGTGTACATCGCGAATCTAATCACGGAACTCCTGAACATAACGGATGTAGACGAGGAGTGTATTGACAAACAGATCCTCCCCGCCGTCGTCGCCTTTCTCTATGATGACGATgt GTCGGTCCGCGAGGCGGGGATCTCTGCGtggggcggcgcggcgcggcgcgtgGCGGGCGACGCGCGCGTGTGGGCGGCGCTGGAGGGCGCGCTGGGCTCGCGGGAGCTGTCCGCCGGCGAGCTGGCCCGCGCCGCCGAGGCGCTCGCCTTGCTCCTGCTGCCCCACGAGGACGGACGGCCCGTCTCCGAGAGAG CGGTGGCGCAGCTGTGCCGGCTGTGCGAgagcggcgcggcgcgcggcgcggcgggcgcgctgTGCCCCGCGCTGCAGCTGGCCGCGCACCGCGCCGCGCCGCACCGCGACCTGCCGCGCGCGCTGCG GAAACTAGAAGAGATTGTTCAGTCGCCGTCCCTGTCGCAGTACAAGCCGACGATCGAGGCCCTCCTGCACATCGTGGGCTCGTCTGCCGAGGTCCCCCGCGGCCCTTCGCCCCGCCCGTCGACCAA
- the LOC126774160 gene encoding RAB11-binding protein RELCH homolog isoform X2, whose translation MNPYKDAEESSFTTLHLTYEDIATKLLKDNFFLSALELHTELVESGKELPQLREFFSNPGNFEQHVLRATDISSMHRTPSQATLDSLDTARYSEDGGGDRGGSGGDVAVLEFELRKARETINALRANLTQFADGESSLDKTTKENFNERSLKPHEKRALNFLINEYLLLQNYKLTSITFSDENPDQEFEDWDDVGLNMPRPASLISLFRGSTTNLNVPKEDSAMNTSISLADMECQTDFDEGNLLIQAEEIELLKQKIIALETEKLNFQKLYDAALVSLNSLTSPTSEGKALDLQIPGDKLFVDRPRLEQNFENKPLPCSASENHYGSGNSTHSVTPEQFEMIYSEKNNGSTKKEGSNTSSFEPALLGDSVRGSPYRRGSVTTLDETLSINDAGEWTRVQYEYNTIETSKEMWIDSNLPNNLKESILSWCYESSDLNEPLANDLLSDLVNSKQPITLPGLLPLVADTLPRVLPHTLVSRRGEAAALLAGVAALLAAGDARRTRTLHALLTLYKKPDPPDARAVCEATCLVVKWGGSGEVLSSIAELLASRSSERRILASQICLSIAPYVPIELCTSLLLSLVVLMCESSEPEIRSMGLKSACLICPVAEHKYGQLENIMFNFLKDSVEKNVKDTISVFVPILARTSLFAGKFSSELFSRIMNNLVIASTDNEWKTVIQYLDVMQALVLAQLAYVINVQLVKNTDLSNCDMETVNLQEVPLSEKKFIDLQCYMTDDVDAKVLLTTMSRLLKDNPEAKWEELNWFISVVKQILDIATKSKILNHHSIYEMLINLFNNYVDNFGAEFSSKILNPIFNEIIMDLENKLEKLHEVNIDCVVVVGIYLITVLLACGTRTQHGEFLEKWVMYSSLRGLPTKIFSIPFKYLAENRPDTLNFFLQHLREFSATSCDSSSGSAVRVYIANLITELLNITDVDEECIDKQILPAVVAFLYDDDVSVREAGISAWGGAARRVAGDARVWAALEGALGSRELSAGELARAAEALALLLLPHEDGRPVSERAVAQLCRLCESGAARGAAGALCPALQLAAHRAAPHRDLPRALRKLEEIVQSPSLSQYKPTIEALLHIVGSSAEVPRGPSPRPSTNLQAAQEVGRRVTQIFQSKTNMNLQNIFKKKT comes from the exons ATGAATCCATATAAGGATGCAGAAGAGAGTTCCTTTACGACATTACACCTCACATATGAAGATATAGCAACAAAATTGTTAAAAGACAATTTCTTTTTATCTGCTTTGGAACTTCATACAGAACTTGTCGAAAGCGGCAAGGAATTACCTCAACTTAGAGAATTCTTTTCGAATCCAGGCAATTTTGAGCAACATGTATTGCGAGCGACAGATATTAGTTCTATGC ACCGGACACCAAGTCAAGCTACGTTAGACTCTTTAGACACAGCAAGGTATTCTGAAGATGGAGGTGGTGATCGTGGAGGGAGTGGTGGAGATGTTGCAGTGCTTGAGTTTGAACTTCGAAAAGCTCGTGAAACCATTAATGCATTGAGGGCAAACCTCACTCAATTTGCtg ATGGAGAATCATCTTTAGATAAAACAACAAAAGAAAACTTCAATGAAAGATCTTTAAAGCCACATGAGAAGAGAGCTTTGAATTTTCTCATAAACGAGTACCTCTTGCTTCAAAATTACAAGTTAACAAGCATAACTTTTTCCGATGAGAATCCAGATCag GAATTTGAAGATTGGGATGATGTTGGTTTAAATATGCCGAGACCGGCTAGTTTGATATCCCTATTTCGAGGAAGCACTACTAATCTGAATGTACCTAAGGAGGACTCTGCTATGAATACAAGTATATCTTTAGCAGATATGGAGTGTCAGACTGATTTTGATGAGGGCAAT CTTTTAATTCAGGCGGAAGAGATAGAGCtgctaaaacaaaaaataatagcatTAGAAACAgaaaagttaaattttcaaaagttGTATGACGCTGCTTTAGTAAGTTTGAATTCATTGACAAGTCCAACATCCGAGGGCAAAGCTCTTGATCTGCAAATACCAGGTGATAAGTTATTTGTTGATCGACCAAGATTAGAACAGAATTTTGAAAACAAACCACTCCCTTGTTCAGCATCAGAAAATCATTACGGTAGTGGAAATTCCACTCATAGTGTCACACCAGAGCAATTTGAGATGATATACAGTGAGAAAAATAATGGATC AACAAAAAAAGAAGGTTCAAACACAAGTTCGTTCGAACCTGCGTTGCTTGGCGATAGTGTTCGCGGCTCACCCTATAGACGCGGTAGTGTGACCACACTCGACGAAACATTGAGTATCAACGACGCGGGCGAGTGGACGAGAGTGCAATATGAGTATAATACTATTGAAACCAGCAAGGAAATGTGGATTGACAG taatcttCCCAACAACTTGAAGGAATCGATACTGTCGTGGTGTTACGAATCATCAGATCTGAATGAACCTCTAGCAAACGATCTACTCTCAGATCTGGTGAACAGCAAACAACCCATCACATTACCTGGACTGTTACCACTGGTAGCCGACACACTACCCCGA GTGCTGCCGCACACGCTGGTGTCGCGGCGCGGCGAGGCGGCGGCGCTGCTGGCGGGAGTGGCGGCGCTGCTGGCGGCGGGCGACGCGCGCCGCACGCGCACGCTGCACGCGCTGCTCACGCTCTACAAGAAGCCCGACCCGCCCGACGCCCGCGCCGTCTGCGAAG cGACATGTTTAGTCGTAAAGTGGGGTGGCAGTGGAGAGGTGCTATCTTCGATAGCGGAGCTTTTAGCATCCAGGTCCTCCGAACGAAGAATACTCGCCAGCCAAATCTGTCTCTCGATAGCCCCGTACGTGCCCATCGAGCTGTGCACATCTCTGTTGCTCAGTCTGGTCGTACTCATGTGCGAGTCTAGTGAACCGGAAATCAGAAGCATGGGGCTCAAGTCCGCCTGCCTTATATGTCCGGTTGCGGAGCATAAGTATGGCCAGCTAGAGAATATCATGTTTAACTTCCTAAAGGATTCAGTTGAGAAGAATGTTAAAGATACTATTAGTGTGTTTGTACCGATTTTGGCAAGGACTTCTCTATTTGctg GCAAATTCTCTTCAGAACTGTTTAGcagaataatgaataatttagttataGCGAGCACAGATAACGAATGGAAAACCGTAATTCAATATTTGGATGTGATGCAAGCTTTAGTTTTAGCGCAATTGGCCTatgtaataaatgtacaattagttaaaaatactgACCTGAGTAACTGTGATATGGAAACCGTGAACCTGCAAGAAGTGCCGTTGAGTGAGAAAAAGTTTATAGATTTACAATGTTATATGACTGATGATGTTGATGCTAAGGTTTTATTAACGACAATGTCTAGATTATTAAAAGACAACCCTGAAGCTAAATGGGAGGAATTGAATTGGTTTATTAGTGT agttAAACAAATTTTAGATATAGCAACAAAAAGTAAGATATTAAATCACCACTCAATATATGAAatgcttataaatttatttaataattacgtaGATAACTTtggtgctgaattctcttcgaAAATATTAAATCCTATATTCAATGAGATAATTATGgacttagaaaataaattagagAAACTACATGAAGTAAATATTGATTGTGTCGTTGTTGTtggcatatatttaataacggtGTTGCTAGCGTGCGGAACGAGGACGCAACATGGAGAATTTTTGGAAAA ATGGGTCATGTACAGCAGCTTGAGAGGTCTTCCAACAAAAATATTCTCTATTCCGTTTAAATATTTGGCAGAAAACCGGCCGGATACACTTAATTTCTTTTTGCAACATCTACGGGAGt TCTCAGCAACTAGTTGCGACAGTTCGAGCGGCAGCGCAGTGCGAGTGTACATCGCGAATCTAATCACGGAACTCCTGAACATAACGGATGTAGACGAGGAGTGTATTGACAAACAGATCCTCCCCGCCGTCGTCGCCTTTCTCTATGATGACGATgt GTCGGTCCGCGAGGCGGGGATCTCTGCGtggggcggcgcggcgcggcgcgtgGCGGGCGACGCGCGCGTGTGGGCGGCGCTGGAGGGCGCGCTGGGCTCGCGGGAGCTGTCCGCCGGCGAGCTGGCCCGCGCCGCCGAGGCGCTCGCCTTGCTCCTGCTGCCCCACGAGGACGGACGGCCCGTCTCCGAGAGAG CGGTGGCGCAGCTGTGCCGGCTGTGCGAgagcggcgcggcgcgcggcgcggcgggcgcgctgTGCCCCGCGCTGCAGCTGGCCGCGCACCGCGCCGCGCCGCACCGCGACCTGCCGCGCGCGCTGCG GAAACTAGAAGAGATTGTTCAGTCGCCGTCCCTGTCGCAGTACAAGCCGACGATCGAGGCCCTCCTGCACATCGTGGGCTCGTCTGCCGAGGTCCCCCGCGGCCCTTCGCCCCGCCCGTCGACCAA